The proteins below are encoded in one region of Triticum aestivum cultivar Chinese Spring chromosome 1B, IWGSC CS RefSeq v2.1, whole genome shotgun sequence:
- the LOC123110532 gene encoding uncharacterized protein: MSSMSCYTLAEGGSIFPSGDELGGNQKTEQGNYWIQWNSRLSDDLNTTSLYSDEHENGIEQCFDDADEHERSSQQERSSACARVSSGCSTGPSEEQSEGPAPLELQHSKETNDIFLSQFSDDEMRMMDAPFQALDMFPGSMHRLLSYENMLSGVLTDSQNQEANPGHNEMDTMDTCGFPLFSHDLQNDPSSADGSLQTLLSASQDKAEVSTMKRSRSVPDIESSSNGEVAVLEELEDVMFQLTKKTRVCLRDAFYRLAESSEAQCTAVNGATLTCSNEQSFQQSEGTESSTSTSDRAERETNAIDRTVAILAFKPACSAAWE; the protein is encoded by the exons ATGAGTAGCATGTCGTGTTATACCCTGGCAGAAGGTGGAAGCATCTTCCCATCTGGCGACGAACTCGGTGGGAATCAAAAGACAGAGCAAGGAAATTACTGGATACAATGGAATTCAAGGCTATCTGATGATTTGAACACAACAAGCCTATACTCAGACGAGCATGAGAATGGCATCGAGCAATGTTTCGACGACGCCGATGAACATGAGAGGAGCAGCCAACAGGAGAGGTCGTCAGCATGTGCCAGAGTTTCTTCAGGTTGCAGCACAGGGCCTTCAGAAGAACAATCTGAGGGGCCAGCGCCGTTGGAACTACAGCACTCCAAGGAAACAAACGACATCTTCTT GAGTCAATTTTCGGATGATGAAATGAGGATGATGGATGCGCCGTTTCAGGCACTTGATATGTTCCCTGGCTCCATGCACAGGCTGTTGTCCTATGAGAACATGCTGAGTGGAGTATTGACTGATTCTCAAAATCAAGAAGCAAATCCAGGTCATAATGAAATGGACACCATGGATACTTGCGGCTTTCCTTTGTTCAGCCATGACTTGCAAAATGATCCTAGCAGCGCTGATGGCAGCTTACAAACACTGCTGAGTGCCTCCCAGGACAAG GCTGAGGTGAGCACCATGAAGAGGAGCAGATCAGTGCCCGATATAGAGAGCTCCTCCAACGGGGAAGTAGCAGTGCTTGAGGAACTTGAAGATGTCATGTTTCAG CTGACAAAGAAGACACGTGTATGCCTCCGTGACGCTTTCTACAGGCTGGCTGAAAGCTCAGAAGCGCAGTGCACTGCTGTAAATGGAGCAACACTAACGTGCTCAAACGAGCAAAGTTTTCAGCAATCAGAGGGCACCGAATCTAG CACCTCGACATCAGACCGTGCAGAACGGGAGACGAACGCGATAGACAGAACCGTGGCAATCCTCGCGTTCAAGCCGGCTTGCTCAGCTGCATGGGAATGA